A genomic region of Candidatus Binataceae bacterium contains the following coding sequences:
- a CDS encoding ABC transporter permease — MKYFHLLLRNLQRNRRRTILTIISIAVSIFIFCGVLILPVFFALALKSSASSLRLVCHAKAGLSFSMPESYAPKIAAVSHVEGVDSWNGFMGIYHDAKDQFPNVAINPDSVPSVWPDWRVSPDQVAAFQHERIAALAGLDTMKRFNFHLGQQIMLRGTAYPVNLTVKIVGTLGKGTMASMLLLRRDYMQEAVGRTGRVDVFWVMVDRRENLQRVSHAIDETFANSPAPTQTETEGAFQSNILDMFRMIVKLMEAFAVIILVSITLVAANTAAMSIRERRAEVALIRSLGFTSRAVGFLLVAENIVLAVIAGFIGIALAEISVRIAGPRLFGGIGLSWLAPSIVVYATLVALSIGALSALIPAIAIVRRNIVDELRAVG, encoded by the coding sequence ATGAAGTATTTTCATTTGCTATTGCGGAATCTGCAGCGCAATCGACGGCGCACCATTCTCACGATCATTTCGATCGCCGTTTCGATCTTTATCTTCTGCGGCGTGCTGATTCTGCCGGTGTTCTTCGCGCTGGCTCTGAAATCGAGCGCCTCGTCACTCCGGCTCGTATGCCACGCCAAGGCCGGGCTCTCCTTCTCGATGCCGGAGTCATACGCGCCAAAGATCGCGGCGGTCTCGCATGTCGAAGGCGTCGATTCCTGGAATGGCTTCATGGGCATCTATCACGATGCCAAGGATCAGTTTCCGAATGTCGCGATAAATCCCGACTCGGTTCCGAGCGTGTGGCCCGACTGGCGCGTGAGCCCTGACCAGGTCGCAGCTTTCCAGCATGAGCGAATTGCGGCGCTCGCCGGGCTCGATACGATGAAGCGCTTCAATTTCCATCTCGGCCAGCAGATCATGCTGCGCGGTACCGCGTACCCGGTGAATCTGACGGTAAAGATTGTCGGCACACTCGGCAAAGGCACGATGGCTTCGATGCTGCTCCTGCGCCGCGACTACATGCAGGAGGCGGTCGGACGCACCGGCCGCGTCGATGTCTTCTGGGTGATGGTCGATCGGCGCGAAAATCTGCAGCGCGTTTCACACGCGATCGACGAGACCTTCGCCAACTCGCCCGCGCCCACCCAGACCGAGACCGAGGGCGCGTTTCAGTCCAACATTCTCGACATGTTCCGAATGATCGTGAAGCTGATGGAAGCCTTTGCGGTGATCATCCTGGTCAGTATCACGCTCGTCGCTGCGAACACGGCCGCGATGTCGATACGCGAGCGGCGCGCCGAAGTCGCCCTGATTCGCTCGCTCGGATTCACCTCGCGCGCGGTCGGCTTCCTGCTCGTCGCCGAGAATATCGTGCTTGCCGTGATCGCTGGCTTTATCGGAATCGCGCTTGCGGAAATTTCGGTGCGTATCGCCGGGCCCCGCCTCTTCGGCGGTATCGGGCTCTCCTGGCTGGCGCCGTCGATCGTCGTCTATGCCACCCTCGTCGCGCTCTCGATCGGCGCGTTAAGCGCTCTGATCCCGGCGATCGCCATCGTCCGCCGCAATATCGTCGACGAGCTCCGCGCAGTCGGATAA
- a CDS encoding TetR family transcriptional regulator — MPARKRKTQAERSATTRERLLEAAIDCIVEHGYARTTTTMIARRARLTRGAQLHHFGNREQLIHAAISHLFERGLADFAAAFSIVPAGVDQNDAAIELAWNFFDGRMATAWIEILVAARRDSKLHKAVAEGGAKMNAELLKFGSSYSSLPLDEFAVSQTFEAALMIGLAVIGMNAPPDVFRAASTAVLEVLKEFIWSLAKDRALLRRALDRTSRRTIKGVRAR; from the coding sequence ATGCCGGCGCGGAAGCGTAAAACACAGGCTGAGCGCAGTGCCACTACTCGCGAGCGCCTGCTCGAGGCTGCGATCGACTGTATTGTCGAGCACGGCTACGCGCGCACCACGACGACGATGATCGCGCGCCGGGCGCGGCTCACGCGCGGCGCGCAGCTTCATCACTTCGGTAATCGCGAGCAACTCATACACGCCGCAATCAGCCATCTCTTCGAGCGGGGCCTTGCCGATTTTGCGGCGGCCTTCAGTATCGTGCCGGCCGGCGTCGATCAGAACGACGCGGCGATCGAGCTCGCCTGGAATTTCTTTGACGGCCGGATGGCCACGGCGTGGATCGAGATCTTGGTCGCGGCACGCAGAGATTCCAAGCTGCACAAGGCCGTCGCCGAAGGCGGCGCAAAGATGAACGCCGAGCTGCTCAAGTTCGGCAGCTCCTATTCGAGTCTGCCACTCGACGAATTCGCCGTCTCGCAGACTTTCGAAGCGGCGCTGATGATCGGTCTGGCCGTGATCGGGATGAATGCGCCCCCCGACGTTTTCAGAGCCGCTTCGACGGCGGTGCTCGAAGTGCTGAAGGAGTTCATCTGGTCGCTCGCAAAGGATCGGGCCTTGCTGCGCCGCGCGCTCGATCGAACTTCGCGCAGGACTATCAAGGGGGTGCGCGCGCGATGA
- the dnaK gene encoding molecular chaperone DnaK, whose translation MERIFGIDLGTTNSLIAIMDGAAPKVIGETDSSAALLPSVVAIAPDGKVEVGAKAIEMEPHLTVEKDGRVSAVGFAGGEYGAVVRSVKRYMGLGGDEVASEDRQRYTFADLSGPVVRFQIGKRTFTPPQISAEILRALKERAEKALGEKVERVVITVPAYFNDGQRQATKDAGRLAGLDVVRLVNEPTAASLAYGLGKMATGNVAVYDFGGGTFDVSILSIKEGIFEVLATNGDTHLGGDDIDRAIVEWLTTELPETLKVERHVWNTARIAAEDAKKRLSDAAETKIVVELPGHRIEKLLTRSSLEKLAEPFVARTLKRCEMALSDAKLKPSAIEAVVLVGGSTRMPYVREQVRRLFGREPLSSLDPEEVVALGAAVQAGVLMGTQGDMLLLDVVPLSLGIETMGGVMERIIHRNTTIPTSVAEGFTTAVDNQTHVDIHVLQGERELAKDCRSLARFKLGPIESQPAGLPRIEVTFLIDANGILNVNARDERTGREHSVDVKPSYGLDDEEIERMLEEAIDLGEQDLEERLLITARNDAEQILGALHKQLGEWAGLVASDERARIEEAVGRLEDARKGTDRELIAKLVEELNELTTPFAQRIMDAAIKDALEKKSVEELS comes from the coding sequence ATGGAACGAATTTTCGGTATCGACCTCGGCACCACCAACAGCCTGATCGCGATCATGGATGGCGCCGCACCCAAGGTGATAGGCGAGACGGACTCAAGCGCCGCGCTGCTGCCCTCGGTGGTCGCGATCGCGCCCGACGGCAAAGTTGAAGTGGGCGCCAAGGCGATCGAAATGGAACCGCATCTCACCGTCGAAAAAGATGGCCGCGTGAGCGCGGTTGGCTTTGCCGGCGGCGAATACGGCGCCGTGGTTCGATCGGTGAAGCGCTACATGGGCCTCGGCGGCGACGAGGTCGCATCCGAGGATCGCCAGCGCTACACCTTCGCCGATCTCAGCGGCCCGGTCGTACGATTCCAGATCGGCAAGCGCACTTTCACGCCGCCGCAGATCTCCGCCGAGATTCTGCGCGCGCTGAAGGAACGTGCCGAGAAAGCGCTCGGCGAAAAAGTCGAGCGCGTCGTTATCACTGTCCCTGCCTATTTCAACGACGGCCAGCGCCAGGCAACCAAGGATGCCGGCCGGCTCGCGGGCCTCGATGTCGTGCGCCTCGTTAATGAGCCGACTGCGGCGTCGCTCGCGTACGGGCTCGGTAAAATGGCGACGGGCAACGTCGCTGTCTATGACTTCGGCGGCGGCACCTTCGACGTATCGATCCTGAGTATCAAGGAAGGAATTTTCGAGGTCCTCGCGACCAACGGCGATACGCATCTCGGCGGCGACGATATCGATCGCGCTATCGTCGAATGGCTCACGACCGAACTGCCGGAGACGCTCAAGGTCGAGCGCCACGTGTGGAACACCGCGCGAATCGCCGCCGAAGACGCCAAGAAGCGCCTCAGCGACGCCGCGGAGACGAAGATCGTCGTCGAGCTCCCGGGCCATCGTATCGAGAAGCTGCTGACGCGCAGTTCACTTGAAAAACTCGCCGAGCCGTTCGTCGCGCGCACGTTAAAGCGCTGCGAAATGGCGCTGAGCGACGCCAAGCTGAAACCTTCCGCTATCGAAGCCGTAGTATTGGTCGGTGGCTCGACGCGAATGCCCTATGTTCGCGAGCAGGTGAGGCGCCTCTTTGGCCGCGAACCGCTCAGTTCGCTCGATCCTGAGGAAGTGGTGGCGTTGGGGGCAGCAGTGCAAGCAGGAGTATTGATGGGCACCCAGGGTGACATGCTCCTGCTCGATGTCGTCCCGCTGTCGCTCGGGATCGAGACGATGGGCGGCGTAATGGAGCGTATCATTCATCGCAATACCACTATTCCGACCAGCGTAGCTGAAGGCTTCACGACGGCTGTGGATAACCAGACCCACGTCGATATTCATGTTTTGCAAGGAGAGCGCGAGCTTGCTAAGGATTGCCGTAGCCTCGCGCGCTTCAAGCTGGGCCCGATCGAGTCCCAGCCAGCAGGGCTGCCGCGCATCGAAGTAACTTTCCTTATCGATGCAAACGGGATACTTAACGTAAACGCGCGCGACGAGCGCACGGGGCGCGAGCATTCGGTCGACGTTAAGCCGAGCTATGGGCTCGACGACGAAGAAATCGAACGGATGCTCGAAGAGGCGATCGATCTGGGTGAGCAGGACCTCGAAGAGCGGCTGCTCATCACGGCCCGCAACGACGCCGAGCAGATTCTTGGCGCACTTCACAAGCAACTCGGCGAGTGGGCAGGGCTGGTCGCGAGCGACGAGCGCGCGCGGATCGAGGAGGCGGTGGGGCGGTTGGAAGATGCACGTAAAGGCACCGATCGCGAACTAATCGCCAAACTGGTCGAAGAGCTGAACGAGCTGACCACGCCGTTCGCGCAACGAATTATGGACGCGGCTATCAAGGACGCGCTCGAAAAGAAATCGGTCGAGGAATTGTCCTGA
- a CDS encoding TetR/AcrR family transcriptional regulator, translating to MIKHERGAPEAKRAAILDAAQKLFSRYGYRRTSIDDIAREAEIAKGTVYLSFKSKEEIFRALCESMCVRVQAEAARASAMEAPIERRLAAILEAKYGFYFDLVQRSPHAAELMDSKNRLSEDIFTPADRKYAKTLRDTIETAARRGEIDPARAGLDAAGVAELLSASATGIEKTANAPATFHRRLRDLARMTTAALTSRAAEASPK from the coding sequence ATGATCAAACACGAGCGGGGTGCGCCGGAAGCCAAGCGCGCAGCGATCCTCGATGCCGCGCAGAAACTCTTCAGCCGGTACGGCTACCGGCGCACCTCGATCGACGACATCGCACGCGAGGCGGAAATCGCCAAGGGCACGGTGTATCTCAGCTTCAAGAGCAAGGAAGAAATCTTTCGCGCGCTGTGCGAGAGCATGTGCGTGCGAGTGCAGGCCGAGGCCGCGCGCGCATCCGCGATGGAAGCGCCGATCGAACGACGCCTTGCGGCGATCCTCGAAGCCAAGTACGGATTCTATTTCGACCTGGTGCAGCGCTCGCCGCATGCGGCCGAGCTGATGGACTCGAAGAACCGGCTCTCCGAAGACATCTTCACGCCGGCCGATCGCAAGTACGCGAAGACCCTGCGCGACACGATCGAAACGGCGGCGCGCCGCGGCGAAATCGATCCCGCCCGCGCTGGCCTCGACGCGGCAGGCGTCGCGGAGCTGCTGTCGGCATCAGCAACCGGGATCGAGAAAACCGCCAATGCGCCCGCAACGTTCCATCGCAGATTGCGCGATTTAGCCCGTATGACTACGGCCGCACTCACCTCGCGCGCGGCAGAAGCATCTCCCAAGTAG
- a CDS encoding IscS subfamily cysteine desulfurase — MKTPIYMDNHATTRMDPRVLEAMLPYFTEKFGNAASRNHSFGWEAEEGVGRARDQIAALIGGKSKEIIFTSGATESDNLAIKGVVEFYKDKGNHIITCVTEHKAVLDSCRALERAGKATVTYLPVDKYGMVNPDDVRNAITDKTVLISIMWANNEVGTIHPVAEIGKIAKEKGVIFHCDAVQAIGHIPVDAEKAGVDLLAMTAHKLYGPKGCGALWVRSKGPRVRLTPIIDGGGHERGMRSGTLNVTGIVGFGAACEIAGKEMAEEIARMRDLRDKLRAGLFERLDEIYLNGHPTERLPGNLNVSFAYVEGESLLMGINDVAVSSGSACTSATLEPSYVIRALGIDDELAHSSIRFGVGRFNTEEEVEYVTDRVSREVKRLREMSPLYEMAKEGIDLKSVNWKS; from the coding sequence TTGAAGACGCCGATTTACATGGACAATCACGCTACGACGCGCATGGATCCCCGTGTGCTCGAAGCGATGCTCCCCTACTTCACCGAGAAGTTCGGCAATGCCGCCAGCCGTAATCACAGCTTCGGCTGGGAAGCCGAGGAAGGCGTCGGTCGCGCCCGCGACCAGATCGCTGCTCTCATCGGTGGCAAGTCGAAGGAAATCATTTTCACGAGCGGCGCCACCGAATCCGACAACCTCGCGATCAAGGGCGTCGTCGAGTTCTACAAGGACAAAGGCAACCACATCATCACGTGCGTCACCGAGCACAAGGCGGTCCTCGACAGTTGCCGCGCGCTCGAGCGTGCCGGCAAGGCGACGGTCACTTATCTGCCGGTTGACAAGTACGGGATGGTGAATCCCGACGACGTGCGCAACGCGATCACCGATAAGACCGTCCTTATCTCGATCATGTGGGCTAACAACGAGGTCGGCACGATTCACCCCGTGGCCGAGATCGGCAAGATCGCCAAGGAAAAGGGCGTCATCTTCCACTGCGATGCGGTCCAGGCAATCGGCCACATTCCCGTTGATGCCGAAAAGGCGGGCGTCGATCTGCTCGCGATGACAGCGCATAAGCTTTACGGCCCCAAGGGATGCGGCGCGCTATGGGTGCGCTCGAAGGGACCGCGCGTGCGCCTCACGCCGATTATCGATGGCGGCGGCCATGAGCGCGGGATGCGCTCGGGCACGCTGAACGTCACCGGTATCGTGGGATTCGGCGCGGCGTGCGAGATCGCCGGCAAGGAAATGGCCGAGGAGATCGCGCGGATGCGCGACCTGCGCGACAAGCTGCGCGCGGGGCTCTTCGAGCGGCTCGACGAAATCTATTTGAATGGCCATCCGACGGAGCGGCTGCCTGGCAACCTCAACGTCAGCTTTGCGTATGTCGAAGGCGAGTCGCTCTTGATGGGAATCAACGATGTCGCGGTGAGCTCCGGCTCGGCGTGCACGTCGGCGACGCTCGAACCGTCCTACGTGATTCGTGCGCTCGGTATCGACGACGAGCTGGCGCATAGCTCGATTCGCTTCGGCGTCGGGCGCTTTAATACCGAAGAGGAAGTTGAGTACGTAACTGATCGCGTATCTCGGGAAGTGAAGCGGCTGCGCGAAATGTCGCCGCTGTACGAGATGGCGAAGGAAGGGATCGACCTCAAGTCGGTCAACTGGAAGTCTTAA
- a CDS encoding tRNA (adenine-N1)-methyltransferase produces the protein MDSLLKPADAVIFIDRKARRYLKILTPGRKLLIRGELLADDVIGLEEGSRVKFSTGEAYLVLRPTYADLVPLLPRKAQVIYPKDTGPLVVWGDVFPGATVIEGGVGAGALTIALLRAAGDRGRVISYEIREDFAAAARRNVATFFGEAPTWTLKRRDLYEGFDERGVDRMFLDLPEPGRALDVAAEALRPGGVLVCYVPTTVQLKETVDALQARSDFGEIESFETMLRHWQVKGLSVRPHFRMIAHSAFIIVSRRLADGASPKVIELPIPEEPTSVEEETGEDEPPDETA, from the coding sequence TTGGATTCCCTCTTAAAACCTGCTGACGCCGTTATCTTCATCGATCGCAAAGCCCGCCGCTACCTCAAGATTCTCACGCCAGGGCGCAAGCTCCTGATTCGCGGCGAGCTCCTCGCCGACGACGTGATCGGCCTCGAGGAAGGCTCGCGCGTGAAGTTCAGCACCGGCGAGGCTTACCTGGTGCTGCGTCCGACCTATGCCGACCTTGTCCCGCTGCTGCCGCGCAAGGCGCAGGTGATCTATCCCAAGGATACGGGACCGCTCGTCGTGTGGGGTGACGTGTTCCCCGGTGCGACCGTGATCGAGGGCGGAGTCGGCGCCGGCGCGCTCACGATTGCGCTGCTGCGGGCGGCCGGCGATCGCGGCCGCGTCATCTCGTATGAGATTCGCGAAGACTTCGCCGCCGCGGCGCGGCGCAACGTCGCAACTTTCTTCGGCGAGGCTCCGACCTGGACGCTGAAGCGCCGCGACCTCTACGAAGGCTTCGATGAGCGCGGTGTCGATCGCATGTTCCTCGATCTCCCCGAGCCGGGACGCGCACTCGATGTCGCCGCGGAGGCGCTCCGCCCGGGCGGTGTGCTGGTCTGCTACGTGCCGACGACGGTCCAGCTCAAGGAGACTGTCGATGCGCTCCAGGCGCGCTCCGACTTTGGCGAGATCGAGAGCTTCGAGACGATGCTGCGGCATTGGCAGGTCAAAGGACTCAGCGTGCGGCCCCATTTCAGGATGATCGCGCATTCCGCGTTCATCATCGTCTCGCGACGGCTGGCGGACGGCGCTTCTCCAAAAGTCATCGAGCTGCCGATTCCCGAAGAGCCCACATCGGTCGAAGAGGAAACAGGCGAGGACGAACCCCCTGACGAGACCGCATGA
- the iscU gene encoding Fe-S cluster assembly scaffold IscU — protein sequence MAYSDKVLDHYNNPRNVGSFAKDDPNVGTGVVGAPECGDVMKLQLKISDSGVIEDAKFKTFGCGSAIASSSYVTELVKGKKIDEAMAIKNTVIVQELNLPPVKIHCSVLAEDAIKAAITDWKKRKGEVVEAEPEKAKA from the coding sequence ATGGCTTACTCGGATAAGGTTCTCGACCACTATAACAATCCGCGCAACGTCGGCTCGTTCGCCAAGGACGATCCCAACGTCGGCACCGGTGTCGTCGGTGCGCCCGAATGCGGCGACGTGATGAAGCTGCAGCTCAAGATCAGCGACAGCGGCGTGATCGAAGACGCGAAGTTCAAGACCTTTGGCTGCGGCAGCGCGATCGCAAGCTCGAGCTACGTCACCGAGCTCGTCAAAGGCAAGAAGATCGACGAGGCGATGGCAATCAAGAACACCGTCATCGTGCAGGAACTCAACCTGCCCCCGGTGAAGATCCATTGCTCGGTGCTGGCCGAAGATGCGATCAAGGCTGCGATCACCGACTGGAAGAAGCGCAAGGGTGAGGTGGTGGAAGCCGAGCCCGAAAAGGCCAAGGCCTAA
- the iscX gene encoding Fe-S cluster assembly protein IscX yields MGLKWEQAEELAEVLAENHPGLNPLDARFTDLRQWVIDLDEFDDDRNGSTEGKLEAIQMAWHEIYKEQNEDDSE; encoded by the coding sequence ATGGGACTCAAGTGGGAACAGGCGGAAGAACTCGCCGAAGTGCTCGCGGAAAATCATCCCGGGCTTAATCCACTCGACGCCAGGTTCACCGATTTGCGTCAGTGGGTGATCGATCTCGATGAATTCGATGACGATCGCAACGGATCGACCGAAGGCAAGCTTGAGGCCATCCAGATGGCATGGCACGAGATCTACAAGGAACAAAACGAAGACGATTCTGAATAA
- the secF gene encoding protein translocase subunit SecF yields MSLQLIRPDINLDFVGKRYFFVLLSTVINITAIVLLLTRGLNYGVDFVGGSVAQVEFTQTTNGDTIRSALAPLGLGEITVQDFGKAGQSFLIRFEAVKNIGSIGPKLESALGQKYGQGAAKVVRVESVGAKVGSDLRRKGFLAVIVATLFMGVYIAIQFRHVSWSFGAGAVVALIHDVLVVVGALVVSQYQFDLTTLAAVLTVIGYSVHDTIIVSDRIREDSAKRRREPIAITMNRAINETLSRTILTSGTAIVVLIALLAFGGPILRPSAFTLLVGFITGTYSSIYIAGPVVLFWESGHRVGAVSSRAA; encoded by the coding sequence ATGTCTCTTCAGCTGATTCGCCCCGACATTAATCTTGATTTCGTCGGGAAGCGGTACTTTTTCGTTCTGCTTTCGACGGTGATCAATATTACCGCTATCGTGTTGCTCTTAACCCGCGGCCTCAATTATGGCGTCGATTTCGTCGGCGGCAGCGTCGCGCAGGTCGAGTTTACACAGACGACCAACGGCGACACGATCAGGAGCGCGCTTGCACCGCTGGGCCTCGGCGAAATCACGGTTCAGGACTTCGGCAAAGCTGGACAGTCATTCCTGATCCGCTTCGAAGCGGTCAAAAACATCGGCAGTATCGGGCCCAAGCTCGAGTCGGCGCTGGGACAAAAATACGGCCAGGGTGCGGCCAAGGTGGTTCGCGTCGAGAGCGTCGGCGCCAAGGTCGGCAGCGATCTTAGGCGCAAGGGATTTCTCGCGGTTATCGTGGCGACGCTCTTCATGGGCGTCTATATCGCGATCCAGTTCCGGCACGTGAGCTGGAGCTTCGGCGCGGGCGCGGTCGTGGCCTTGATCCACGACGTGCTCGTGGTCGTCGGCGCGCTGGTCGTGAGCCAGTATCAATTTGATCTGACGACGCTGGCTGCGGTGCTCACGGTTATCGGCTATTCGGTGCACGACACGATCATCGTATCGGATCGAATCCGCGAGGACTCCGCCAAGCGGCGCCGCGAGCCGATCGCGATCACGATGAACCGAGCCATCAACGAAACGCTGTCGCGCACGATCCTGACCTCGGGCACCGCCATCGTGGTGCTGATCGCGCTGCTCGCCTTCGGCGGTCCGATCCTGCGGCCGTCAGCGTTCACGCTGCTGGTCGGCTTCATCACGGGAACCTATTCGTCGATCTACATCGCGGGTCCGGTGGTGCTGTTCTGGGAGAGCGGCCACCGCGTCGGCGCCGTATCATCGCGCGCAGCCTGA
- a CDS encoding iron-sulfur cluster assembly accessory protein, whose amino-acid sequence MISLSENAVHKIKQLVAEKGDDAGLRVKVVGGGCSGLQYRMEIDAAKERDKIFERDGAKLIVDKKSFLYLNGSELDYAEELMSAGFRVVNPNAKRSCGCGESFVV is encoded by the coding sequence ATGATCTCTCTGTCAGAAAACGCGGTCCACAAGATTAAGCAGCTCGTTGCCGAAAAGGGCGACGACGCCGGACTGCGCGTGAAGGTGGTGGGTGGCGGATGCTCCGGGCTTCAGTACCGGATGGAAATCGACGCGGCCAAAGAGCGCGACAAGATTTTCGAGCGCGACGGCGCCAAGCTGATTGTCGATAAGAAGAGCTTCCTCTATCTGAACGGTTCCGAGCTCGACTACGCCGAAGAGCTGATGTCGGCCGGGTTCCGGGTCGTCAACCCCAACGCCAAGCGCTCATGCGGATGCGGCGAATCGTTCGTCGTGTAG
- a CDS encoding LLM class F420-dependent oxidoreductase, whose amino-acid sequence MRLGITIPHEPFQNPHLADLVRTAERCGYTDAWSYESFGADAFSPIAAASMVSTKLRFGTAIVPVFSRPAPLIAMSAITTNQISGGRFILGLGISTPNIMQGWMGVPFRKPVTMMKETVQALRAIFRGEKVTLNGQMVHINGFKIDIPFEQPPPIYIGAQGSLMLRLAGEIGDGLIVNFITPETLPAMLEHTREGMRATGKDPATLDVACRIIVALDEDEGTVRTLFKRSLTAYVTVPQYNKFFREIGFENEAGTAIEAWNAGDRKKALESVTDAMVEKIFVFGNAAQCKRRLDDYARGGITTTALQFSSFASTPDERARRILSAIEKLAAAY is encoded by the coding sequence ATGCGACTTGGAATCACGATTCCGCACGAGCCGTTTCAGAATCCGCACCTGGCCGATCTCGTTCGCACCGCCGAACGCTGCGGCTATACCGATGCGTGGTCTTACGAATCGTTTGGCGCCGACGCATTCAGCCCGATCGCGGCGGCCTCGATGGTGAGCACGAAGCTGCGCTTCGGCACCGCGATCGTGCCGGTATTTTCGCGGCCCGCGCCACTGATCGCGATGTCGGCGATCACGACCAATCAGATCTCCGGCGGCCGTTTCATCCTGGGCCTTGGCATCTCGACGCCGAACATCATGCAAGGCTGGATGGGCGTGCCGTTTCGCAAGCCCGTCACGATGATGAAGGAGACGGTGCAGGCGCTGCGCGCGATCTTTCGCGGCGAGAAGGTCACGCTCAACGGTCAGATGGTCCACATCAACGGATTCAAGATCGATATTCCGTTCGAGCAGCCGCCCCCGATCTATATCGGTGCGCAGGGCTCGCTGATGCTGCGGCTCGCGGGCGAGATCGGCGACGGGCTGATTGTCAACTTCATCACGCCCGAGACTCTCCCCGCGATGCTCGAGCATACGCGCGAGGGGATGCGCGCGACGGGCAAGGATCCCGCCACGCTCGACGTCGCATGCCGGATCATCGTCGCGCTCGACGAGGATGAAGGCACGGTGCGAACGCTGTTCAAGCGCTCGCTGACCGCCTACGTGACGGTGCCGCAGTACAACAAGTTCTTCCGCGAGATCGGTTTTGAAAATGAAGCCGGCACTGCAATCGAGGCGTGGAACGCCGGCGATCGCAAGAAAGCGCTCGAATCAGTGACCGATGCGATGGTCGAGAAGATTTTCGTCTTCGGCAACGCCGCGCAATGCAAGCGCCGGCTCGACGATTACGCGCGGGGCGGTATCACGACGACGGCCCTGCAATTCTCGTCGTTCGCATCGACGCCGGATGAGCGCGCCAGAAGGATTTTGAGCGCGATCGAAAAGCTCGCGGCCGCTTACTAA
- a CDS encoding SDR family oxidoreductase — MADAKALSGKTAIVTGASSGIGRAIALRVGEAGAHVFVAGRNKSSLDAIAREIGERGGKASTQAFDIRDVKALQNFIAGAAKDSGGLDIMVNNAGLEFPSSIIEGDPDRWREMLEVNVLSLLVGSQAAIRAMRACGAQGHIVNISSVAGRSEASGVYGSTKWAVNSIATSLRKELEGDTIRVVNIMPGAVATNFARNFPPEFVQGIVSSLGLQADFKPGEQMPAELLDQVAKAGKLFLAAADDIARAVLYAVTQPIELNVFEMVVRPQRQLQLPS; from the coding sequence ATGGCGGACGCAAAAGCATTGTCGGGCAAGACCGCGATCGTTACCGGCGCGTCGAGCGGCATCGGCCGCGCAATCGCACTCAGAGTGGGCGAGGCGGGCGCGCACGTCTTCGTCGCCGGGCGCAACAAGTCCTCGCTCGATGCGATCGCGCGCGAGATCGGCGAGCGCGGCGGTAAAGCGAGCACGCAGGCGTTCGATATTCGCGACGTTAAGGCGTTGCAGAATTTCATCGCCGGCGCGGCCAAGGATTCGGGCGGGCTCGATATCATGGTCAACAACGCGGGCCTCGAGTTTCCGAGTTCGATTATCGAAGGCGATCCGGATCGCTGGCGCGAGATGCTCGAAGTCAATGTACTGTCGCTGCTCGTGGGCTCGCAGGCAGCGATTCGTGCGATGCGCGCTTGCGGGGCCCAGGGGCACATCGTAAATATTTCGTCCGTGGCGGGACGCAGCGAGGCCTCGGGCGTGTACGGCTCGACCAAGTGGGCGGTGAACTCGATCGCGACGTCGCTGCGCAAGGAGCTGGAAGGCGATACGATTCGAGTCGTGAACATCATGCCGGGAGCGGTCGCCACCAACTTCGCGCGCAACTTCCCGCCCGAGTTCGTGCAGGGAATCGTCAGCTCGCTCGGTCTCCAGGCGGACTTCAAGCCGGGCGAGCAGATGCCGGCCGAGCTGCTCGACCAGGTCGCCAAGGCGGGCAAGCTGTTTCTCGCCGCCGCCGACGATATCGCGCGCGCCGTGCTCTATGCGGTCACGCAGCCGATTGAGCTCAACGTTTTCGAAATGGTCGTGAGACCGCAGAGGCAGTTGCAACTTCCATCATGA